The segment TTGTCTCTGTGTCATGCCCCATGACCTTGTGACCTTTTCTTCAAGAGCAAAATTAATGCGGTAATGTCTTTCTacatgcagaaaaaaaaagaaaagcaactgctcattaattgaaattttaattatattccCTCGCGAGGGGGTGTGTGGAAAAGACCCCTCGCGGTGAAGTACCAATAATGTACAAAATTCCTGTTTATTCTCCGCGACCCAAACATTAGCCCGAGCATTTCACGCGGGAGCTTCCATcgttaaataaaatcacaaattctTTGAAGCAATTTCACCCAAAGCCACGGCGGGGTGCACACATTAAGTTAAAATGCCGATAATGGGGAAGTAATTGAGGAATAATTGGGGGGTGTGATTGTTGGGTGTGCGTGATGGAAGGTCCCCTGCCGAAAATCTATAAACATCAACCTTGATTCCATACAAAACTAATTGGTTATCATTGAAAATCTCAATGTTCCTTCTTTTCTGATTTTAATCGCCTACACGTCACATAATCTATCCGaaggaaaattgttatttactgaaaaggtcaaaaaaataatactaaATTATTCATTGAACAAATAAGGTCATCATCCCAATAGGACATCACTCGTGTCCCATTCATTTTGTTGTGTAAATGAGCTTCAAATCATcatgatggaaattttttggaataggatgctttttttcaattttatttgagaataattgaaaactctcaaaaaaattcagagtTTTTAtagaatatattaaaaatggattaaataaaatggtccaaaaaactgtttgaacagcaaaaatgcatttaaatcgtttaattaaattccctcAACCATAAAATGCACTCAATCGGTAATAAAATCcccgaaaaaaataaagatatggcttgaatttaatttatttattaattctgcTGCATAGTGTGCATAgtttattgataatttatttaaatgatgtTTGGgttatttgttttcttctttcctcccttcatcaggtactgaaaaatattgaaaagttcaCAAGAGAAACTTCTTGAAGACttagaagaatgaaaatgggGCGAATgggatcattaaaaaaaatactaaataaaCTTACAAAATTAAGTTAATATTTAAAGTTCTTCGAggttgatttaaattaaaagtaggTATCCTATAATTAAATCGTGATCATATTCACCCCTCAAGTGATCTTTTTAACCcctattttttaattaaagagtTAGAAGTAATCTTTCATCCAATTTAAGcttatgaattttcaattaatgttaaatcagatttcttttaaaatctcaCCAATTtcgttaaattaaatcaactcTCCTAAACGACCAAGAAAAATCGTTAGGATAGCACCTTGCAGGGCATCTTAGAAGCAATAAATATCCAGATAGTAAATGAATTCTTCCCTGAAGTTTATATCCACACCGTGGTTGCCGAGGAAGAAATGTGAGAAGAATTCAGTGCGTGGTTGAAGAAACCTTGAGGGTACGAAGAACGAGGGCACGCAGGAgctttgcacaaaaaaaggtttatatacgatgggaaaaaaagtcgagagcgagagaaaaaatgttacatTGTGAAAGatataaattgcaaagttTTCTAGCATATTTCCCATTATAGTTAGgtgtattttattataacaTAGACGTGGCATTTTTAACTTGTTCTATCTCTCTCTCCGCCTCCACCACCCCCCATTATATCCCATTGAGGGGTAagcatgcaaaaaaaagctccccagAAGGGCAAGTTGAGCAAGgagatgaagaaggaaaaaaaaggaagctCCCGGAGAAGAATGTGCGAGAGGCATTtctcatataaaaataataatttgacgATGGGGTGTGAGGGAGGgtgaaggcaaaaaaaatgttccaacaTCGAACGTGACTTGTTACTTTTCTTATAATCCACTTCTTGGGAAGAAAAACACGGATTCGCATTGTCTACCCATGGCGGTGGCTCCCCTCTGCAACAGCATGGGGTGCCCCAGTGAGATTACACGGTGCACCCGCccatgttttaaatttaacacaCAAGGGAATAAAATATGATTACTCACCACCAACcatatttatattatatagGAATCTTCCCTCTGTTGCCGCCGTGTATGGGGGTGggtcaataaatttccacatGGAAGACATTCGATGCTTGAAACGAGGGATTTTTGCTCAATTTCGTGCAAACGCGAGAAAATCCTCACCCTCGGCGGTGGATTagcattttcttttgggtGAAGAACACgtaattatttacatttttttccccgCCCATCCCTCAAGGTGGATAAAATTGCTACCTATGGAGGTactacataattttctttcactctgTGAATAAGGAGCTTTTTGAGGGTGTAATTTGGGGTTCCTCTCGGGGGGTTGTTTCTAATGTGGCACAAAGTGCCCCCAGGAAGGACGCGTAAACATGCAAAAGATTAGAAATGTTTAACACTCTTTATCGCCTAAAATTGccaattaaattgagaagCTTTTGTGGTCAAGCttattgagcttttcttcaagttattcttaagaaatctttaaaaaaattaaaagaattgaattctttttttaatgaaaattgaatttcagaTACTGGGCCGTTACAAATGTGGACTACATGCACTCAAGAACATCCAAGAGGGTCTTCACGATGATCTTCCTCGTATGGTTCGCTGCAGTCATCGTTTCGCTGGCGCCTCAATTTGGATGGAAGGACCCAGAATACTTGCAACGGATAGAACAGCAAAAATGCATGGTTTCGCAGGATGTGGCCTATCAGGTGAGCTATATTTCCTGGCCATTGATCGTCTATAAATTCCTGAGATTTCCAGAAATATTCGTTTTCTCTAAATCTTTGGCTAGAAATACTCGATTTCGGtcaatttttatctcaatataTTCCTTATTTGTAActagaattaaaatttctaaccAGAATTTTACATTCTTTCAGACATtcctcttaaaataaattttattcttaacacATTTTGAATTCCTGGCCATGAAGAAACACTTAAACACGTTCTAAAAACTCTAATTGATTTTCCccagaatttcccaaaattctgaataagagaaaaaaatacattctaaattaaatttccaaacaatttgtaattatttcCTGACcagcaaataattttattcttaaacttTCTCTCCCAATATTCTTCTTGAGATAATTCGTCTTCTTTAACTCTTTTCTactcttaatttaattctgaATAAAACTTCACAGAAATGTATCAACAAATTAAGCTTTTGCAGTAATTTGTGGACGAATAATCTCTCCCCTTGGTCCACTTGCAAAGTTTTcttgttgaaattaatttaaaaatttgttaaaacaTACCCACGAGGATGCAATACAATGAAGAGCGAGCTTGTTTGCAATTGAGTTAGAATTTATCTCAATCCTCGGAAATCTCAGGCACATTTTCTTGTGTGTGTTATggaatttttgcaacaaaaagtCCCCTcgggaagaatttttctcttgtgAAAGTTTCTCATTCCCCCATTTGAGAGCACTTCAGTTGACTTTTGAAACCccttaagaaattataaattaaactgACGACGAGTATTTCTACCCACATACAACTTAAGGAgatattaagttttttttctctataaataagttttatttttctaattaaaaactagattgaaattttttttttaatgagtgTTTGTGTGCTTTTTCTTCTGCAGGTTTTTGCAACATGCTGCACTTTCTACGTTCCTCTATTAGTTATTTTAGTGCtgtattggaaaatatatCAAACGGCCCGAAAACGAATTCACCGTCGAAGGCCTAGACCACCGATGGCGGGAAATAATAATCAGGTAAGCTCAATTTATACGAATTTTAGCATTGTCTATTAATATTTATAGTAAAGCAATAGAAGATTTTGCTTTACTTCTGCAACAGATGGCGCTCTTTATCACATACTATATTCATAAATCCACAAAGAtaccaaaattctttttaaaaaaaatcccaaaagcctcaaaataaggaaaaacttcctgcttgaaaagaatttcgtgcaacgaaaaattatattcttctAATTAcgttcaaattattttctctacaaggaaaacaagaaaagtttaatagaaaaaaagaagaattaacattttcttcgtGGTTTTCGTGCCTGAGGGAAAAGAGTTTGCGTGGTAAAAATATTGTGTCAGATGGAACAAAGAACCCTGAAATAGAGTTCAggatttttataaagaagaagcaaaaaaaagcttgtaGTTTTAGcagaaagatgaaaaatctttttccctCAAGTTACTTTCCATTGCTTTTCCTGCTCTTCCTTTCGCTATTTCTcacaacataaaaattcaaatgtttcGCGTAATTTGCAGAAGACATTTCACGTTACAgaacagagagaaaattgaaaataagaagaatttagTAGGAGAAGAAAACTCATTTCAAGAAAAGCGAGCTCTTTTATCAGTTTCTTTGCACCAGAATTATGATAAATATAAAGCAGAGAATATGCTCTTCATATCGCCAAGtgataatttttcctcatttgtCACCCCCGCATTGCAAGATGTCTCTTTTATTGACGCAAAATtacacataaaaaatttaactgcCACGCTGCtgttgaaaaaatcattacaaaATTGATCTTTGAGCTAAAATGTTCGCGGAAGAACAtcaagaaaatgagaaagattttcttagaaTCTTCCATGTATTTTCTTAACCAACTGCACTTGTATTTGTATGCAAATAGATACTACGAATTGTGAGGGACTTTATCCTTTTCATATCCTCTCAGGGAGAGAGAACATTTTGTAATCCTTTTTTGGcacaataaaatccaattttttatGCTCCGTTTCTGTAAAGCTAAATTTTCAAGATGCTCTGCATTCTTCCGAAGCATTTTCCAAAATAGAATTCTCCAGAAACATCTCGTTCCATTTGCAATGAAAGTTACAcagaaaatagcaaaaaaaaagaaagcacgATACAGTTGtgttcaaaaaaatcacagctgtACCTTTTTAGCagtgattttaaatttagcagaagttatcaaagaatatttgtaaaaaaaaagctcaaaatccAACTTCTCATTTTGATCTTTgtaaaacacacaaaaaatcattgattgTAGCAGTGCAGCATATGCTCAATGCATGCCAAAAATGGGGGCGTGGtttgttgcattttttctgtaatttttcattattttctcagcTGACCCTCGTTGAACTTTAAGACACTTAATTTCTAGCGTCTAAACATCTTTTctcttatacaaaaaaaattaaatccattAAAGAAACCATttagaatataaaaatgaataacctCCTTTAGAAAAGGATAAAATGTAAGCATTATGAATATATTAAAGCTCTGCACGTTAGCTCTGggaaaatatccttaaaacaatttctcttttagtATAAGCTGCCCTCGTTGGGGTTATTTTGAGTGAACGAAGAGTGATTTATGGAGTGTTATCcttcttgaaaattcattcatacaAAATTATCATATTTATATAGTTTGAAGGATTCATTTTCAATCACCTCACTGTGTGCACTCATCGGGTGAGGTGATGGAGTATTTTCAATGAAGTTTTTAATCATATTTCAATGGGTTCTGTACCCCCCTGACACACCACCTCCCTTTAAATCCATCTCCCACCGCAATTGAGGAGACCGAAATTGAGCTCACAATGATTTGGGGTGAGTTTGGGGTGGCCTGCCTCAATGCATTTCTGCACACAGAATCATCCCAATGGGATACCTCCaaaaatttatccaatttCACAGAAGCGGAAAGACTACCAAAAAGACATAGACCGAAGAAAAGCTTCCGAGGGGGGAGCTTTTCTCGCCGTTGCACCCCGGAAAAGGCgagaaattgaaagtttttaaattaaattttgtaaaaatcattaaaagttcttCCCAAAAGTTTGTTAGAAGATTCAATCAGGatgcaaattcaaaaattctgcATAATACCACGAGCATCCTATGCTCCGGAATATATCCATATCTAAATTTTCTCCCACATTTCCTTCTcgtttttattctctttttctctgtcCCTCACGGTGACCTGACCCGAAAATAACCTCAAGAAGAATATGGGGAGAGAACATTGAAATTGTAATGTCAAAGTGTGATTAAATACATCCACTGGGACATTCTGTAGCAGCTATGCAGGGAAATGAAAATAGCCTACAGGGAGCAAAAggataaaatacaaaagacaTTTGGAATGTATCATACTTAACTCTATTTCTTGTTATtcattttagagcttttagaatgaaaaactttcaggaaaaagcttttgaaaatgaatttctcgctgagaaaaagtttttgagcGGGAAatagaaaactatttttcacccaaaatccATGCAATAGttctaaattgttttatatttgATGCAATAAATTCACCTAGCTCTTCTTTAACGAATGATACGTCCTCCCTATATCTTCCTGACTGTGagaattaaatgcaaaagagttcgttttatatattaaatttacaaTTGAGAGCACTTTAttgttatatatgtatgtatgtacgaGAAGTGCTCTGGGGGGCTTTTATGCGTTTGTTGGGTGAAAGAAAGCACaaagagagcttttcttttgacgCTTTCGCATGTCTTTTGCAGACTGCTGAGGCAAAGACGAAATCGCGAATGCCTTTTCGCTTGGCCAGATTCACAACACAGGGACGTTCCACCCTTGGGCTTGTTGAGGGGAATTCCACCAATACGGTCAACACGGTGGAAGATACGGAGTACAGCAGTAATGAGAAGAAGGGCATCGAAGTTACATCGTTTAACAATTCCGACGAGGTTTGTCAAGATCTTCAATGTTATTTTCCCGCTAGATGgcattgtttttttatttttttttttaaatttattaatctttcAGTTGGTTTTAATctgattctttctttgaatTGATAAATCTATAACCAActtctagaattttttctaagaactatcaaaaattatttaaatgtttgctACTCAATTGGTCCTTTTTGGGACAATTTTTGACTAATTTTAACtatgtaaaaattcaaaaagtaacgGAAAATAGACAATAAAACatcacaaatttaattttcaagaaagtctatctaaatgaataaatatttgcccCACAATTGCCCAATACtggaacaattttttattttacgcagaaaattcaaattcaaatcaacGGCAAATGGGATTAAAGAACAATTCATTTCACCTTTAGGTCCCCGGAGCATCGTCAGCTAATCAAATCACAACAGTGTCGCATTTTATCGTGAATCAAGGGGAGAATGGTCAGAGTCATCAGGTGAAGGTAACCACAGCCCCCGCGGAAACTCCAAGTGCTCCCATTCCCACAACAGCCACCATCACACCGTCATCCGTGGCCAGTCAGCTGTCCACACCGACACTGCATCCGCACAACCAGCCACCGAGTCAAGTGTCGACGCCCATACAGCACAGCGCCTCGGCGTCAACGATGAATCCACATGCACAGGTTTCCAAGCGCAAGGAAACCCTCGAGGCAAAGCGCGAACGCAAAGCCGCCAAGACGCTGGCCATCATCACGGGGGCATTTGTGGCATGCTGGCTACCCTTCTTCGCAACAGCCCTCCTTCTGCCACTGTGCGACGCCTGCCATATCAACGATACCGTGTGGTCGCTCTTCCTGTGGCTTGGATACTTCAACTCCACCCTCAATCCCGTCATTTACACCATCTTTAGCCCCGAATTCCGACAAGCCTTCAAGCGTATCCTCTTCGGTGCCCATAGAAACTCCTACTATCGTCCTGGAAAGTTCTAACAGGTATCCCCTCCATCCCCCATTTAACCCTTAATCTACATAACTCTTACACATAAACCACACGAAAAGTTAAGGATTATGCATTGTGTGTGCCCTTCGTTGTGTCCTTTTCAATCActttctcattcatttttaattatatttcaatgaaatcttattaaaataatttatttttcaatgaaaaaactcAAGATTAATCcagaaaaaattcagaaatgaacgaaaaccttttaaaaaccATTTTTCTCGAGGGCGggctttttaaaattatctgcAAATAAATTGGACTAAAAGAGGCGCTCTTTTGCCATTCAATTTTAACCTTTTCACTCTGaaaggttgaaaaaaaaaccctgcGAGAGAAAGtaggaagaagagaaaaggCAATCAAATTGAAAGCCACAGCAGCAAATTAGCTAgcatttgatcatttttttctgcctgGTTTGAAGGAGCTGGAAAAACTACACGGAGCAGTGTGAAAGTGGGAATTCAATCTGttcttgtcaaaaaaaaaagtagaaaataaaaaactttctgATTTAGTGGAGTTTTCATGATGGGAAAGCTCTTTTCCATGAGCTTTTCCATCCCCCGTATAAAGCCACAAAACTCTTTTGGGGGTTTGCACAACCATTCATCTTTAGCTTATTTCTTTGCTTCTCTCCCTATACTACCCCACATCCATACATGTCTAAgggattctcttttttcttcatccgtattttaaggagcaaaaaaagtgaaaagagtgagaaaaattcttttggggAAAAATCCTGCATTTTATGCaaggaaattgaatattttgaatgtcTCTCgtgcattttcttttcacattccgccacgatatttattcattttttttcctcggcTTCTCATCCGTTTTTTTGCAACACTCCAACTCATTGAGGAATCCCGCATAAGAGTGCGAGGAAGAAGATTGGAAGGAAGAGGGgaaagtgagagaaaaataaataaaaaaaactacatccCTGTATCCCCCTCATTAATCACAATGATTTAGTGAATTTTCACCGCCACTAAATCCAAAACTTTCTGACATTCTTCGCCCTCAAATCTGCATCTGGACTTAATAAATCGCCCCATCTTGCCTTTTTGGCAGCACCCCCCTTAAAACCCAAAGCATCGTATGTACCATGCAAAGAATAACAGGGACGTTAACAGGATGATTAAGGACACCGCGAAAGGGAGCACATGATGGAggagaaacaattttttatagtaaattgtgtaaaaaatataacaaaaaacGATAGAGTTGCGAGGGtgtgaattattatttttcacgcAAATACAGGGTGTATCAGATTAAATGTCCCAGGATGAGGTGTAATTTGATTATAAacttatgtgaaaaattttttaagtgtAAGAAAAGCTTCTAAATGAATCTTTCAGCtgagacacattttgtgctataaaagaattgatattttctttatgaattatCTCATCATCATGTTTAATGATCAAATGACAGAACAGAAAGTATTACAAAAACGTCGGTGAAAGAGTAAagatcgtaaaaaaaataaaagtaaatactttaaagaaaatccttctgTTTTATAGCACACAGTGTGTCTTGGCTAAGAGATATTAATAGGTAGTATTTTTTTAGACCTTTCGAATCTTTTAATTCTCTcttacagaataaaatttgaaaaaaataaaaagcgattttagaaaaaattattcctaaattttattctattttaactcaaaatatttcctaaattattactttatttttctacgtgtaacatatttttaaaaaaaatgtttttaagtgGCGTTTCGgtgatttttctctccttcctcaggcacAGATAAGTggagaagaatttattctacATTGACTGTCCCACAAAATTTATAACCTGATGAATAAGctaaaaatcaccaaaaacttttgaatttaaattaaaataaatcataactTAAAGCCATTTATTCTGATGCACCCtgttattttttaagtaattttttttagttaatccATTCGATGCATTTTGGCACAAGAGGAATTTACTAAATATTGAGATGAAggaattagaaaatataatattagagttatcattaaaaaaatgtaaaataaatagcaATCCTGCATAAGGAAATGTTTTAAGGTACATTTTAGAGTATTAAGGAACAAGAGATAAAAACACTGCTGTACATATAGTGAGAAAATGTTGAACTACTAATGAGAtactaatgaaaaaaaatgagaatattcaatgaagaagaaagaaaaaaactttatatattAATCAACAATATATCGTAAGTATAGTTAGtcgataatttaatttataaatagaaaatattaatagaaaaaaaacctaaataaGTTACTACTGAAAGaagttaaagttaaaaaaaaactatagtgtgacttaaatatttagtacatTATAttgtaggtaaaaaaaaagtaataaggcaaaagaaattagagataaattattgagaatcaaattaagaatacaaaaaacatgttaaaatttgcaagaagatgaaaaaagtcttttagaGATAACAAAACACCTTTTAAGTGTAATaaccaaatgaaaaaaaatgtggaacgtttaaataaaaaactattATAGAGCAAGATAGTTTGTAAGATGTATTGAACGTATTCAAATGGGgtataatgttaaaaataaaattaaacaaaaaaaaatgtataaaaacaCGAGAAATCAAACCAagatccaaaaaaaatgaatgaaattttatataagtgtttcaaaagaaggaaaaaagctctgtaaataatttcccaaaaaataaaatgatgaagTTTGCAACTGAacgatttataaaaaatttaaaatagaaaattaaataataatttttcttgttaaacaaaaatgtaggaaaaaatgaagaatttgttGAGTTTTAaccaaacccaaaagaaaaaaaaatgaagaaaaggcGTGCGAAGAAGGAAAAGGAAATGATTTCAAGAAAATACGTATTGAGGTTAAAGCTTTATACACATtatatgacaaaaaaaaaggaagatgaagaaaaaatgtcacaGGGAGCTttcttaataagaaaaaaaccaacaaagcAGAAGAACTTTGTCGACAAAGTGCATCATTTGTCGACAAAGTTGCAAGTGCTACAACTTTTCTGCCATCACACAGAACATCATTaagtgtttgaaaaattatattccaaCTCTCTCCCCCCTCAATGACACAATTTTTTGCATGGAAAATTATATcggataaaaattatattcaaaacgaatctaacaaaaaattatatactttttcCCATATAATTTTCCCAATGTGGATGAGTTTCCCAAATGCAGAGAccaacaagaaaataaatcatcatccttaaagaaaattttgatgaatacgaagaaagaaatttaaaatagttttattttgaagaaattgttataaaaaaaaaagaaatttcttataaaatcaAGCAATAGAAAGTCTTCATTTTGGACGCAGAAGGAATAAGGAAAAACTGCCCCAAAggagctttttatttaaaaaaaaaaatgaaaggttGAAAGAAGGGGAATTGAGTGTGCCAAAAGAAATGCCGCAAAGTTATACAATAAACCGACCACATTGCTAAGaaaccctttaaaaaaaaagaatgttcaTCCTAaacccaagaaaaaaatgtaaaaaaaaagtaaatcaaaGTGAAAGAGAATGCATGTCTaacatcaaaaataaatattagaaatcaaaaagaaaaaaaaattgtaaataaaatgaaggaaatcaataaagtcatgtaaatataaattaaaatttgatgtttatttatttctgaTTTATTGCATCCATATTGAAGCACTGATGCATAAGATGCGTAAGATTCATgctctttgaaaaatttaatagaatGGGGGTGTggtttgtgctttttttggtgaatcctttcaattttttagccaaaaaatgaatgaactcCTTCCGCAtgaattaacaaataaattgaacttAATTGACAAGATGGGCCAGAACCCGTTTTTGGTTTCGCCGCATGTGAATATAAATGCCGCATCCGGGAATGGGAGTTCGTAAAAAGAACAAACCACTGGAATTCTACTAAGGGGATGAAACAGGCTAAAAAGTTCTTCGGAACGTGCCTACCAAAACATCCTGAAATTATAAATCTGAGCAAACCGCTGCTTAGAACCTACGCATGGTTCGCAACGGGCCACGGCCCTATGAACTACATGCTTAAAAAATTCGGCAGGTCCGACACTGACGTCTGCAGATTCTGCAATTCCGAGGTGGAAACTGCCGAACATCTACTCTGCCAGTGTGACGCCTTGGTCCACTCTAGGAGGCTGCATTTGGGCACAGGCACCTGCAAATTGCCTCTCCCAAAAAGCATTACTCCAATTGAGGTcgtcaaatttattaaacgcCTCAATATCCAACACTAACCAAGGGGATGCACAATAGGCCCACATGGGCCGCAGTGCACAGGAGATGAAAGTCTCCTAGCCCCATTTAACGTAACGTAACGTAATTGACaagattttaatgaagaaaaggagtttattcatttttcgcATCCCCACATAggatattttcaagaaattaaacaacaacaaaaaccctctaaattacattttatttaatttaaatccctGACTAACGAGGACAAATACATTTGAAATTCGACTAAATGCTCATTATTCTTCGGGAAGATGACATCCAATCTGCGTAAGAGTTCTCCCTGCTACGTGAATGCCCTCCTGAACACATTCCTTGGGGATTTTACCTCGGATGTAGGCTGAGAAAAATCCCGCCACAAAGGCATCTCCTGCTCCTGTAGTATCCTTGATATTCTCAACCTTTTCCACAGGAATTTCCTGCGACTTCACCACACCATTGATGATCTCAATTAGCCGCACAGGAGCTTCCCCATCAGTTATTACAAAGATCTTATCCTTTGCTGCATCCCTGGCAATGGTATCCACCCAAGAAATGAGATTTTCACAGCCAGAAGTCTTGGcaagggtggaaaattcactGACATTGCCAAAAATGAGATCACACGCCTGTACAAGGAACTTAAACTCCTCCCTGAGATTCTCAACGATgtactttgcatttaaattaattgccaCCTTTGTTGTCGCCCCCATTGTCTCCACAAGCCATTGGCAGATGGGGAAGCGTTCGGGGACAAAGTAACCCTCAATGTAGAGAATCTTTGAGGGAGTTATTCGCTTTATTGCCTCATCTGCAAGCCAGGAgagttgaattttaaatgcagCCCCAATATCAGCCACAAGACAACGATTGGGGCCCCCAATTAAGCACAAACACACCGCAGTGGAAGCACCACGAAGCCTCTGGAGGCTGCaaaaggacttttctcacgaaaaaacattgaagaagttaattttttcataCCAAACATCAACGCCGCTTTTCTCAATCAGCTTAAGAAGTTTCCCACCATTCTCATCATCCCCCACGGAACCACAGAAGATGATTTCTTTCTCACCAAGGGCACGCAGGATTCGGCATGTATTGAGGGATGAACCACCGGGATTTAGTTGAGCTGTTTTTGCATACCTGAGGAGGATTTTAAGCGAAGAAGGATGCTTGATAAATGACTTTGAATTACTTCTTTTTACTGTTGAGGCGCAATCAATCAAAGAgaagagatttctttaaagaaaatatttctttttggaGGATTTATAGAtaagaaaaagctccaaaaactCACAAGGAAT is part of the Lutzomyia longipalpis isolate SR_M1_2022 chromosome 3, ASM2433408v1 genome and harbors:
- the LOC129793571 gene encoding 5-hydroxytryptamine receptor-like, which codes for MDGRVLPVPPPDSATLGMRGPGPLRDIYDYVFIENSNPGAYMLLNADTTIFLNETALLANTTLANGSSLASGNGTRSSEEVSNVIFMAATSIILGLMILITVIGNVFVIAAIILERNLQNVANYLVASLAVADLFVACLVMPLGAVYEISQGWILGPELCDIWTSCDVLCCTASILHLVAIATDRYWAVTNVDYMHSRTSKRVFTMIFLVWFAAVIVSLAPQFGWKDPEYLQRIEQQKCMVSQDVAYQVFATCCTFYVPLLVILVLYWKIYQTARKRIHRRRPRPPMAGNNNQTAEAKTKSRMPFRLARFTTQGRSTLGLVEGNSTNTVNTVEDTEYSSNEKKGIEVTSFNNSDEVPGASSANQITTVSHFIVNQGENGQSHQVKVTTAPAETPSAPIPTTATITPSSVASQLSTPTLHPHNQPPSQVSTPIQHSASASTMNPHAQVSKRKETLEAKRERKAAKTLAIITGAFVACWLPFFATALLLPLCDACHINDTVWSLFLWLGYFNSTLNPVIYTIFSPEFRQAFKRILFGAHRNSYYRPGKF
- the LOC129793573 gene encoding uncharacterized protein LOC129793573 isoform X2, translating into MVTLVAFGNPILDMSLTVEDGDVRGKYNLKANEQLEVPIERLMALKNDAEERYAKTAQLNPGGSSLNTCRILRALGEKEIIFCGSVGDDENGGKLLKLIEKSGVDVCLQRLRGASTAVCLCLIGGPNRCLVADIGAAFKIQLSWLADEAIKRITPSKILYIEGYFVPERFPICQWLVETMGATTKVAINLNAKYIVENLREEFKFLVQACDLIFGNVSEFSTLAKTSGCENLISWVDTIARDAAKDKIFVITDGEAPVRLIEIINGVVKSQEIPVEKVENIKDTTGAGDAFVAGFFSAYIRGKIPKECVQEGIHVAGRTLTQIGCHLPEE